GCAGCACATCAGTCTGCCTAGTGAACAAGTTTATAGTTATAGTAGCAAGGATATATAACCATGCATGGTCTAATACTCCTAAAGGAGACTGGGATAATCCGACTGGCGGATGGATCAAAGTCTTTCATGGTTCATGCGCACAGAATAGGGAACGAAGTCAAAATCATTGCACTCTGTCGAGTTAATTAGCCATATACCAAGGAGTCAACATTTCATAGCTGAATGATATATGtgataatttcataaatttgaattttaactgaCAAGCCTCACAAAATTTTATGTCTTGGCTTTAaagatttgaaatgtaatttacAAAACATATTTCAGCTAGTGCATTGAAAAAAGTTCTCAGATTCCAAATTCAGGCTTTATTGAAATGTTCAACTTTTGTATTTAAAGGTGTTGtgtagtatgtacatgtacatggctaTGCACACTATTTTTGGACAAAGGTTGAATTGGAGATATCCTTTATAAGAGGACATTTCCTGAAAGGGGACAAGTGCAAACATGACATATTGATACGTATGCTCTAAtcaaaatcttaattattttttaattcataattacTGTACATGAAGTCTTAATGTGTCAGGCCCTCTACTCCTCAAGTACAGTAAAGATAatgtaaattctttaaaaaatgtcctCAAGCTCTGTTAATTAAATagaggttttattttttattcaagtgCTTACAGCATATTCCAATTACTGGAAGGTACCAATACATTGAAGTGCGGCCCTTGTGCTTACATTACGGAAataattcagtattttttttcaatttttttttaacaaactctgatttattctatatttttgttgtattaTTTTAGGTAAACCACTGACATATGACAAGAACTTCAAAGGCCCTATCAAGGACAGGTATTAACTACATATATTAGTTAACCATATTTTGGTATAAAAGGTGTAAACCTTTTAAAACCTgaatttgtatatatatgatgttAGCAACAAATGTTAGAAGATCTTGCGATTTGTTTTTAGGTCCTGTACAGACATAATATGCTGCCTGTTGTTCCTGATTTTTATCGTCGGACTTGTTGTTGTGGCCTTCTTTGGTGAGTGGACATAtctatatactgtggaatcgtCAATTTCCTGGGAGACCAATGTTTGTGGCTTTcatgggtaacccttgcccatgCAAATTTTCATCCCCACAAATGcatatacaagcatttgtttaatatttatttatgaagTAGAACTTAGTGCTACCAATGAAATTACATCCTCACGAACCAGGAAATCTTTGGCTATATGTACCCACAAACATTGACCtccacaaataaaaatgattccacagtatctctTGGTACATGTGCTACTGGCCCTCAATTTTGAGTATTCTGGAGTAGGGTGCTTTGCTGgttaaaagataaagaaaaatgGAGGAgagtaaaatattgtttactttatacTCGCTACAGGATTGTGTTAACTTACCACAATGACTTTTATTGTACACATTTCATTTGAAAGTACATAATATGTAAAtcatcaatgtacatgtacctgtgctACTCAAAATGTGCATATACATTTGTTGTTGATTATCAAACATCAATGAATGATATTATAATAAGtttgctttattttatttaagaagtCTGTCTggtgaatattctttaatttacattctATTTTCAGCATTTAAGTATGGGGATCCTCGCCTGTTGGTCTACCCAGTAAACTCCAACAATGAAATCTGTGGATATGGCAAACAACTGTAAGCTAACTGTTCTTAAGCAGAATGTTTTAAATGCACCATGTTTGATTACTGTATTATCTTTAAGAGGACAGTCACTTTTTTTTCCAGGGGAAAGCCATACCTACTGTTCTTTGACCTGGTGGCCTGCGGTCGCATGGGTATGGGAGTCTTTGTCACAGGGTGCCCCACCCCACAGGTAACCCTCTCCCTAAAGTTATATAAATTCTTCATAAATGAATATCATAAATAGATACGTAAAGTTACATAAAGGAGGTTCTTATGCCAAAACTaaatatttgatcatataaTATGGCTATAGTACTTACATTAATTTAAAGCCGCGTAATTGGTCCAATTTTTTGGCTTATATACAGTAGGTATCAAATAATTATCCATACAAACCaactacagtaaaacttggttataAGCAAATATAGTCCAAGGGACTAATGGATTTACTtggatttactttgttatatccATTATTCGTTTTATCCATAAAACGAATTCCTAATAATAATTACTATAGCAAATTCACTATacacatgttttctttcaccagacgaGAATGTTGGCTATTTGAGGCTTAGAATGAAAACTCATTCTTCTGATACCTTTAATTAATCggattgtaaattgaaaaatttataactgcattataactgtaaaattttgcaaatatttgataaaaattttaaaactaatttaaacaaactttgcTGTATATCTCAGATTTCACCATATCTGTGTTCGTATGAAACGATTTTTTCTGTATCTTAGAAAATTATTGACATAAACATATGTACACCAGGAGAATCTGTGTGTTTTCAAagataaatttaagaaatattcaaagtatcCGTGAAATCTTCAGAATctacaaaatgataaaacaattaaccatacctgaaacactttaaaGAGTGATGGTTTAGTTGTCTAAGTGGCAAATATGCCAAATAAGAACTCAGTTTGTCAGCATTATGATATCAGAGTTCAAgcagtactgtagattcctaattaaatgcgaggaattaatatccgcgaaATTGCTGATTTTAAAATGCTTCCATTATTTCATGATTAAGAGTTGAGaattataaggaataaggagaaaagttccGCGtctgcgattttatattctcgcgatttgatgcaaaacagcaGTATCACGGAAATAAGTACTGgtgtaatataaggaatttacagtatgtcaAATTGAATGTAAACCTTCACGACTATACTGGTATAGGTAATAAAATGAGAACTTTTTTAATGCGTTCAGCTCTGGTTAATACtaactttgattttactttttacCCTTATCTTTATTACAGATATGTGTTGCCGCCTGTCCAACTGAAAACAAAGTGATAGTATCATTAACCGACACTGTAAACGATCTTAAGTACTGCAAAGATGATTTTGATGCAGCCTCAAGTTCAAAGGTATTCATGCAAGGAAGATGCACatgatgtttgtttttatcAGTTTAATAGAATCTTAAGAATTATCGGACAGAAATTAATGGAATTAATCATAAATATGGGTATTTTTTCAGTCAGTGGAAAATATTCTGAAAGATGAGGATTGTGCTGCCTACTGGTTTAAGAGTCAACCATGTAAGATTTAATTTGATCAGTCTCAAGAAATTAAAATACCATTTTCCCCCCTGCAAAATATGGCCCTTTTGaacttaaaattttgtattattgATGGGAAAAGTAAAGATGTGCATTGTTGGAGAAACTTTTGATGTGATGATTTTTTAGTAGTTATgtcccttttttattttttgtgtgcaTTAATGCATACTCTGCCATTATGTGTTGTAACTTAATGTCAAGTAAAGTGGAAGTGAGAGGAATGTGAGCTTGCTGACCTATTCTTCTGTTGTAGTGATTAATCGCTGTGTCCCTTCATTTCTGATTGATGTCTTGgagaaaggtaaaaatttaGCAACAGAAATTAGCAACTCAAATGCCAATGCCACAGATGCTAATGGAAACCCTTATAACAGTGCAGTGATGGAAGGCGGCCTTAGGTGAATATGGATTAATTGATGTTATAAAATGTTGATGTTGACAttattcaacattttaaaatcaaattgttaCACTGGAATTTTCTCATTTAAAGTGTGTATGGAACCTTCCTGAAAGCCAAAGAATATGGGGAGAAAATCATTGAGGATGTTGTCACAGCCTGGTGGATGATTCTGATGTAAGACCCCTTAGATTAATTTAGGTTCATTTTATTAGTTCACCTCAGCTGAAAGCTATAATATTgctattttatttgaattcattATTTGTCACCTTTATGGAATTAACAGAGGCCTGATCCTGGCGATGATCTTTGCCCTGATTTGGATCATCATCATGCGATGGATCGCTGGATTCATGGTCTGGTTCACCATCCTCGCCTTCATCAGCCTGTTTGGATTCTGTGAGTTAATTGTGCAGAACTCTCATCTGCAttgatatttacaatttaacttATTGTAAATCTGAGAGTAATGTGCTGTATGCAGAGTCATTTATGCCCCATGTTATTTTCTCCATTTTACAGTTGCTAATGGCTTTGTCCCATAGTGGTTAAATTCACTCAGACTGGATCATTTGTGTTAAAAGAAAATGACTTGAGAaatggaattcgcccagtcttaaatttgctcGCTGATGACTcaggttgaaaataaaatgggggccaatattttattatgtacacAGTATATACCGGGtatataaataatgtaattatCATCCCTCATCCCTTTCTATTTTAGCGACCGGCTGGACTTTGTACCAGTACTACCAACTAAAGGACACTGACCAAAGCTTTCATATACAGTTTTCCGTCATCCAGATGACCATGTCCAAACCCAAGCTATTCCTGGCTTTTGGTATGCATGCATGATATGCATTAtgcaatactgtggaatcattagaattcgtggtggctcaattttcgtggtatatTTCGAGGGTAGCCCTCGCCCATGAATTCACATCCTAACTAAAActaattattaaagatttagtttacatactgaaactgaaaactgatgcatccacgaaattacaccCCCACGAATCAGCAAAagacccacaatccatgaaaattggcccccatgaaattaaatgattccacagtatgtatttcaaattatattaGCATTGATTATGATTTCAAAGTTctttgaattttacatgtttgtcttttaataaaaagttaTGTTTGAAATTGCTAAAAgacttttaattaattaaagttaaaatttgagAGTGATATCACTGCAGAATATGCATGCATTCATGGAAATAGATGAAGTACGTACGAATACTAGTACTGTACATGCTGCtctgttttaattttgtgaaatttaaatttgtctCAGCCAATTTTGTTACTGGTAGATTACCAATTTTCACCGACATTTTGACATTCATAGGGCTATTAATTCTTGGATTCATTTCTATGAATAATAAAGATCAAAGGCCAATGCTCTCTTTTTCTAGGCATCATATCAGGAATAATCCTACTTATTGCAGTCCTAATCCTACTGTTTCTGTGCTCAAGGATCAGAATTGCTGTCTCACTCATCAAAGAAGGAAGCAGGTACTAAGAAAATCTTGAAATCATCTTTTAATCCAACTTCCAAATCAGCAAtcttcttaatatttttatgtcaaaaattagaaatatgaaATTGCCGTTTCATGAACAAGTTTGAGATTAACATGAATTTCACATAATGAACCTAACAAACTGTTTTTTCAGAGCTGTGGGGACGATGATGTTTACCCTTATTTGTCCCATATTCCCGTTCTTCCTACAGATAGTGGTGATTGGGTTCTGGTTGACTGTAGCTGTGTATCCTTCTTCATCAGTTTGTGCTTAACATACGTGTGTTAGTTTATTCTAAAACTTCAACTAGATAGCTACTAAACGTTagcaactacatgtactaacaatagtcaaattatttaaaattagattCAAAATGCTTTTTATTTATACTATCTCTTAAATGAAGAAATTAAAAGCAATCACTTACTCAATGAAGGCTGTCCATGGAGTTAAAAAACAGAAATCTAAACATGCTACTGTGTCAAATAGAGAATACCTAATAATTAAGATGACTGTGTAGAACCTGCTGGGCCACTGATGTATATggtatatcatataataaaacgcTATGCGGTGATGTCTTTATATAGAGATTACTTACAAGGGTATCAAACATTGTATGTAAATACTTATATAGGCCTCAATCAGATTGTGTTTAGAACTTATAGTGTACTGCCACGCAAGCTTTCCTTTACAAGCTTTCTAGATTTCTGGCATCCACTGGAAGAAACCAAAGTTTTGAATTCAACAACAGCTCTAATTATAAATATCCCAATGGTACCTACGACTATGATAAGATAAAGGGCGCCACATCTCAGTTTTTTGGACAAGCTTGTGACAATGTGAGTTAATCAACTCAAAGAAAAGATATGATCAATGCATCCATTTCAGATTCAGAAAATGTTGAaagtttgaaaaacaatgcaagTAAATAATTAGCTTAAATTTGTATTAAAGCGATATATATCACTTTAGTCATTCAGCGCAGATTACCTGAAAGCCTCAATAAGAACGAAAAAATGCActttaaaccaacttttatttgtgacgattttatttcacaatttactTCTGATAAATTGGTTTGCAACGACTTATGTTTGCGATtaagccttatccagacccgAGTTGTTTTAATAACCATATGACAAGGACTGGTTCGcggtaaaaaatattcatgacgAGGCTTTCGCAAACCTCTTGAAATTTTCTTGTGTGAGAATAAaggttggtttacagtatatatacatgtacgcgTACATGAATGTGCTTGTCCATTTCAATAAggataatttttaatgataaattaggTGTACATGGATGTACAGGTACATGCATTTGTGAATGAGTTTTCTTGATTGACCCTTTTGTGCCATGAATTCATTGATATCAatagttttgttattttaattttcagactTCATTATCGGCCTCCGAGTTTTGTTCCTTTTTAAAGAACCAGGAAGAAAAGTATGTGCTATCCGAAATCAAATTCACCAAGAATTGCACgattattatatttatcaataaatacattaaatataaaagaaaatggagTTAAAAAGGGTTTTTATCGAGGGAAATTTTATATCACCAATGAGGATAAAATAACGTTTACAGCACAGTGTTGTTCGGGAGTACGGTTATGGTTATGTccaactttgcaaaaaaagcaTGGGGACTCAGCTGAGCCCCCCAACCCTCACAAACTCACAGAACCTTGCATAGTagttacatacatatataactATTGTTAGATATAATGAAGCACATGTAcacataaatgtatattaaagtgtttttttgttgtttagtTTTGTCCTCTACTCCCAAATCTTCAACCTCTTCATGATGTTCTGGTTGGTGAACTTTGTGGTTGCTCTGGGACAGATGACTTTGGCTGGAGCCTTCGCTTCTTACTACTGGGCATTCGAGAAGCCGAAAGACATCCCAGCATTCCCAATTCTGAGTTCGCTCTGGCGATGTTTTAggtaaacattaattttaatgaaattagtAATCTGAAAAGAATAATACATAATATAGAGTATACAAGCTGTATAACTGAAGAAAGTGAAGACCTAATAGTATGTCTGTCTTATATTCTGATTAAAATAACCAGTAGTACATTATAATCATCATTAGTTACAATGATTTAGGCTGGTTTCTCTTTGCTAGGTATCACTTGGGGTCCCTGGCTTTTGGGGCTTTAATCATAGCCATAGTACAGATGATCCGCCTTCTTCTTGAGTATGTGGATGCAAAACTAAAGGGAAAGGAAAACCCCGTCGCAAAATTTTTTGTCAAGTGAGTGCAGTTAAAACTGTCATTGTATAGATCATTTTTATAGTGctgattttgaaaaaacaacTTGCAAAAGGACAGCAATAATATTTGTGCACATTTTATTTTCCTGTAGGTGTCTCAAATGCTGCTTCTGGTGCCTTGAAAAATTCCTGAAATTCctgaacaaaaatgcatacATTCTTGTAAGCTAGTGTATCGTTCAAAAAAGCTAAATACTCATGTATTTATGCAATGTACTTGTTGAAGGAAAGATTCTTTATCTAATTCATTATCAGTCATTAATTGTTAAAGGAATTTTTAGAGTATTGAATTACAGATGATTTAGTCcttttgtttctttctattCTACAGATTGCAGCACATGGTAAAAACTTTTGTACTTCAGCAAAGAATGCTTTTATGCTCATCATGAGGAACATTGTCAGGTGAGACAACTTAGGCTTTGGGTGTGCATTattagctacatgtacatcactgAATTGCCCCAAATCTTAACTCAATTCTGGTacagaatctctctctctctctcctgaaaTTGATACTACACCAGTTTTTCTTTAGTTCTCATGCATTAACATTGTATTTTTCACTAAATATTCTCAATTCTAGATCTGCTGCATATACTCCTCAATtcaatttatgttaacatgaCCTAATTAGACTGTATGATATGTAACACCGTTATTTTGACAGAGTGGTGGTGATAGACAAAGTCACAGACTTCCTGCTGTTAATCAGTAAACTGGTGGTGGTGGCATTCGCAGGTAAATACCAGGGAGTCCATTACTCCCAGATGTTTGTCTCTAATTAGAATGAATTTGATTACTGTAGATTtctaattaaacgcaaggaataATTATCTGCATAAAATGGCGAAAAGCACCCTtcgaagattttaaaatctcgcaaTCATTTTCTTAGAGTTAAAAACTATAAGAAACAAAGTGAAAAATTCCACgtttgctttttattttcattgcgatttgatacaaagcAGCAAGATTGCTAAATTAAGTACTCAATTAATATATTAAGGAATTTACTGTATTCAATTTTCTAACTTTTTTCATCCTCTATTACAGCTGCCTCCTCCTACTTCTTTTTTGATGGCAGGATAGAATTCTTGGCTTCCTTCACTCCGTCCCTCAACTTCTACGTAGTCCCTATTGTGGTGAGTACCTTTTGCTTAAAGTATTTTACGGAGTAGTTTTACATTTACAGCTCAATAACTTAAGGCCTCATGGTTTCAATGTATATTTTCAGCTGGTCACACTGGGCTCCTATGTCATAGCTAGCTGTTTCTTCAGTGTATATGAGATGGCTGTGGATACACTGTTCCTCTGCTTCTGTAAGTTTATACTTGAAAAACCATATGAATAGCATTTAGAATAAACTCTCCTAATCAACTTAGTGTACAGCAGATGGACAGCACATCTATCATCTTGCCAACTTGGCAAGATTCTGTTTACCatttagctcatctgagctcATCTAGCTGGGTGGTCAGATTATGCTGACCATGCAAGTGAGCAATACTGCCCATAGACCTCAAAggaattataaacattttgtcTATGCACAAAAAATGTTTGAGATATGACCTTAGTTACCGGTACACATTGGTAGGAGAAAGTGTATCTGTCCCTCATAATCATTCAATGTTCTTACTTGTAGTGGAAGATTTGGAGAGAAATGATGGTTCTGCTGAGAAACCTTACTTCATGAGCAAAGACCTACGCAAAATCCTGGGGAAGAAAAATGTCATTTCACCCAGTGATAAGAAAGAATTCTAATGAAGTCTGTGATAATTAGGCTTGTCCTCATCAAGAAATTCTaatgactttattttttttttgtgatatgcaatttcttattgttatttgttaaaattaatagTTGAGTTTCTGtgcttataaatatataactttttgttaaaaaagaaaagttaacaCGCATTTCCAACCGATCATTTGTATATACACTGATGATTTCTCATGCAATTGTAATAGATTCTAGGTTGCATGTCCCTCAGGTATCAATATATGCATATCAAAGAGAAAATCACTAATCATTATCATTAAGGCATTAGCGCTTCACCATCGATTTGCATTTGCTCTGTGATTTTGAAAAATCAGCCacacttttgatattttaatatgaatCAACAAATTATGACAAAGTGTCAAATTTACCGAGGGGTtgacatttacaaatgtagatATCAGCTAAAGCTTTAAACTTAATGATTTAGTACTGTAGTACGTAACATCAGATCTCTGTCAGAATGGTGAACAACAGCATCATTAAGATCAGTCAGTGGGTGTTTGTGATGAATAAGACAGCTTGGTtatttttgcttaatatttaaTGTTGTCAATGCAATATGTTATGAATTCCTTTGTTTTACTATTATATTTGGAATATATATTTGTACACACATGTACTAAAGAGACCATATTAGTATTACATCTATGTATTAATTGCCAAATGGGTTTAGATTTGCTAACTTTATGATAGATGGGAATAGACTTGGCTAATAGATTTTAATTTAGACTCCCtatatgttattattttttttcctttttccatTCCTTTAAAAAGATCACCTAGTTCCCAATGCAAGAGATCTTGCCAAAAACTGTAATTTAAGGGGGCTTGATGGCTGTGGCTactttagactgtattgatcttcttaagaagaagaactctatataaaaatgttgGAAAATACCCAATTTTCATAGGTAAAAtttatggaatttttctttactaaacaaTAATTTATCTATCAAATCATATCTTGAAATTTTCGGTAGATCTGATGGTAAGtctgttgaccatccagcctcctttaAGTATTACAAGAATGCACACTGAAAtgcaagaaaaacaaactatattATACTCCAAAGTTAACTTGAAATACCTTGAAACTTGCCATTAGTAATGAAGTCTAGCTTCCATGTCATTTTATGAAGACTAATGAGTATAAATTCCTCATTccctattttatttttgtaatttgaaacttttttgtACTGTAGAAGTTATTTTTActgttgttttaattaattggtAATGTTTCTGTTGCTATGTCACAATCAGAGAtcggtttgaaataaaataataattgcaGATCTAAGTTGTTCTTGAAATCAATTTTACTACAATCTTTGCTAACCAAGGGTTTTCAGTCCACTCTGCACCTCATAAATAGAGTGgaccaaaaacccttggctagggAAGATGAATTGATACCGGTAATAAAACTGTAGGTTTTGAGAGTAGTGATTAAAAAAACTCCAAAGCATACGTTTCTGCTTTCCCAATGTACATGCAAGCAAATTGTAAATCCTCTAACTTAGTTGATGCGTTGTTGACCAATTACAAGGCTTGTGAATTCTATAAAACATTTTGGGAATTTTGGCtagaaaaattaattcatagttTCTggggccaaaaaaaatttgaaatataatgcGGCAGACAAGATATTAAAGCAGTATTTAATGCAAGATTTGCAAAGtggaattttcatatttaaaaaatgaagttgTTCCCCTTTTCAATATAGCAATAAAATGAATTGAAGCAGCAGTCTTGCCAGTGTCGAAGTCATTTTGgccaaaatatttaattcagtATTAAGTTCATTCATCATCTTAAATGGTGCAAGAGgattaattataaaatagcCTAAGCagtactgtaaatgtattacattttgcTGTGTATTCTATTAAGCTTCTGCTAAATCAAGTTATTGCTAAAGTCTTGCATACATGAATAAGAATTATGGTTACTTTCAAAAATATGCTACattaacttgttgaaaaatcaatttccaCAAAATATCGTACAGgcaaaatatgatttgttttcagatagttttttgtgaattaataagtaaaaaacaacaaaccaaCTACATTGTTTTCTATAAAGAAACTTTAATAGCAGTCATAGTCCTCATAGTAATTGATGTTTTTTATGTGTATGTTCAAAGTTCTTTGTGAAAAATAGCACAATCAGATTGCTGTATGTGTAGCCTAGCTATCCTTATGATGGTCACTCAATTGTTGTGTAGCTACAGCTAACTAGAATCCTAAAACATGATCACAGTTTCAATGTCCAATCACGAAATATCAGCTGTCAAACTCCAGCTCCGTTCTCATTTCTTCCTGTGTCTGGTCTAACAGCTCCAGAAGTTGGGAATAAAGCACATGATCTCGTCCATGCGTGACCAACAGAATATCTCTTGCCTGGAAGTGAAAGTACAAT
The nucleotide sequence above comes from Magallana gigas chromosome 2, xbMagGiga1.1, whole genome shotgun sequence. Encoded proteins:
- the LOC105322175 gene encoding choline transporter-like protein 2 isoform X6; its protein translation is MEQLETVDESKPLTYDKNFKGPIKDRSCTDIICCLLFLIFIVGLVVVAFFAFKYGDPRLLVYPVNSNNEICGYGKQLGKPYLLFFDLVACGRMGMGVFVTGCPTPQICVAACPTENKVIVSLTDTVNDLKYCKDDFDAASSSKSVENILKDEDCAAYWFKSQPLINRCVPSFLIDVLEKGKNLATEISNSNANATDANGNPYNSAVMEGGLSVYGTFLKAKEYGEKIIEDVVTAWWMILIGLILAMIFALIWIIIMRWIAGFMVWFTILAFISLFGFSTGWTLYQYYQLKDTDQSFHIQFSVIQMTMSKPKLFLAFGIISGIILLIAVLILLFLCSRIRIAVSLIKEGSRAVGTMMFTLICPIFPFFLQIVVIGFWLTVAVFLASTGRNQSFEFNNSSNYKYPNGTYDYDKIKGATSQFFGQACDNTSLSASEFCSFLKNQEENFVLYSQIFNLFMMFWLVNFVVALGQMTLAGAFASYYWAFEKPKDIPAFPILSSLWRCFRYHLGSLAFGALIIAIVQMIRLLLEYVDAKLKGKENPVAKFFVKCLKCCFWCLEKFLKFLNKNAYILIAAHGKNFCTSAKNAFMLIMRNIVRVVVIDKVTDFLLLISKLVVVAFAAASSYFFFDGRIEFLASFTPSLNFYVVPIVLVTLGSYVIASCFFSVYEMAVDTLFLCFLEDLERNDGSAEKPYFMSKDLRKILGKKNVISPSDKKEF
- the LOC105322175 gene encoding choline transporter-like protein 2 isoform X4 translates to MTAEETCPEKEKYGKPLTYDKNFKGPIKDRSCTDIICCLLFLIFIVGLVVVAFFAFKYGDPRLLVYPVNSNNEICGYGKQLGKPYLLFFDLVACGRMGMGVFVTGCPTPQICVAACPTENKVIVSLTDTVNDLKYCKDDFDAASSSKSVENILKDEDCAAYWFKSQPLINRCVPSFLIDVLEKGKNLATEISNSNANATDANGNPYNSAVMEGGLSVYGTFLKAKEYGEKIIEDVVTAWWMILIGLILAMIFALIWIIIMRWIAGFMVWFTILAFISLFGFSTGWTLYQYYQLKDTDQSFHIQFSVIQMTMSKPKLFLAFGIISGIILLIAVLILLFLCSRIRIAVSLIKEGSRAVGTMMFTLICPIFPFFLQIVVIGFWLTVAVFLASTGRNQSFEFNNSSNYKYPNGTYDYDKIKGATSQFFGQACDNTSLSASEFCSFLKNQEENFVLYSQIFNLFMMFWLVNFVVALGQMTLAGAFASYYWAFEKPKDIPAFPILSSLWRCFRYHLGSLAFGALIIAIVQMIRLLLEYVDAKLKGKENPVAKFFVKCLKCCFWCLEKFLKFLNKNAYILIAAHGKNFCTSAKNAFMLIMRNIVRVVVIDKVTDFLLLISKLVVVAFAAASSYFFFDGRIEFLASFTPSLNFYVVPIVLVTLGSYVIASCFFSVYEMAVDTLFLCFLEDLERNDGSAEKPYFMSKDLRKILGKKNVISPSDKKEF